In the genome of Cyclopterus lumpus isolate fCycLum1 chromosome 19, fCycLum1.pri, whole genome shotgun sequence, one region contains:
- the skap1 gene encoding src kinase-associated phosphoprotein 1, with protein MGTIPLDIRRLLDDCELFVSSILQDEALGENARETRKVLLNNFRVVHVRNPQEFPFPPSDFRDEDGSDDNRSSSLGRSGPSDDASVASDYQDEGTPEYFGDILPVAAQEIGSIWKQGHLEKKRRDHSFFGSEWQKRWCVLNNSIFYYFGSEKDKQQKGSFYIVDYNVQLVTNMRKDSKKNSCFELFRPGRRSFQFTASSPQEAREWVDQINVILRDLRSTSIPCDEDEEEEETYDDIEGMTGTAQSKLGGGRKAGEGDEEGEDIYEVLPDEDFPDRTAESSEKHNKPASSSDYANFYQGLWDCPADEPDELPFQRGDLIYIISKEYNIHGWWVGELDGTVGIVPKDFLHPAYIL; from the exons ATGGGAACAATACCACTTGACATTAGGCGGCTTTTGGATg ACTGCGAGCTGTTTGTATCGTCGATCCTTCAAGACGAGGCGCTTGGTGAAAATGCCCGTGAGACACGGAAGGTCTTACTGAACAACTTCAGGGTCGTCCATGTCAG aaACCCTCAAGAGTTCCCCTTCCCCCCAT cggACTTTAGGGACGAGGACGGTTCTGATGACAACCGCAGTTCCAGTCTGGGTCGCTCTGGCCCATCGGACGACGCCTCAGTGGCCTCTGACTACCAGGATGAAGGAACCCCTGAGT ACTTTGGTGACATCCTGCCTGTCGCGGCGCAGGAGATCGGCAGCATCTGGAAGCAAGGCCACCTGGAGAAGAAACGAAGGG ATCACAGCTTCTTCGGCTCGGAGTGGCAAAAGAGATGGTGTGTCCTGAACAATTCAATATTCTACTACTTTGGGAGTGAAAAAG ATAAGCAGCAGAAGGGTTCCTTTTATATCGTCGACTACAACGTGCAGCTGGTGACCAACATGAGGAAAGACTCCAAAAAAAACTCCTGTTTCGAGCTCTTCCGCCCCGGACGGCGATCTTTCCAG TTCACTGCCAGCAGTCCCCAAGAGGCCAGAGAATGGGTGGACCAAATCAATGTCATACTTAGAG ATCTCCGCTCCACCTCCATCCCTTGtgacgaagacgaggaggaagaggagacctACGATGACATCGAGGGGATGACCGGCACCGCCCAGTCCAAACTGGGAGGGGGGCGCAAGGCGGGGGAGGGCGACGAAGAGGGCGAGGATATCTACGAGGTGCTGCCAG ATGAGGATTTTCCAGATCGGACAGCTGAGAGCAGCGAAAAGCACAACAAACCAG CTTCGTCATCAGATTACGCCAACTTCTACCAGGGTTTATGGGACTGCCCGGCCGACGAGCCCGACGAGCTGCCCTTCCAGCGGGGAGATCTCATCTACATCATTAGCAAG GAGTACAACATCCACGGCTGGTGGGTCGGAGAGCTGGACGGCACCGTGGGCATCGTCCCCAAGGACTTCCTGCACCCGGCCTACATCCTGTGA